The following is a genomic window from Solanum stenotomum isolate F172 chromosome 4, ASM1918654v1, whole genome shotgun sequence.
CAGCTGAACAtcgaaaaaaaaagaggaagaacgGGACTATAACATGGTCCGCATGAAAACCCAAATAGACATCCTCAAGAAACATATCATTGCAGGTCTAGAAAAGGTAAATGCAGTAGGTACAACAAATAGGTAGAAAGTGCAGGATATTAACTTTGATCAGAAGGTGAGGTATGTGAACAATGAGGGGGCGTCCAAAATTATAACTCGAGAAACCAGGGTTATAATTCTTGAAATCAAGGTGGGAACTATCAGTGAGATGGCCAGTATGACTGACCTGGAAGCAGAGAGCAaagaaactaacaaaaaaaGGAGGGATACAAAAATGAGTGCAGTGGTGTGTATGTGCCTCCAAGTAATAGATATCCAAAAGGTAGTGGTTCTAGTGGGTCAAGAATACAAGACATGTTATTAAGGTTATACAGTGATTTTTATAGATGCTGGAGTCAAAGAGTTGAGAAATGATTTCTCCAGCATAAGTCAACTTGTATAATCACCCTCCACTTCTATTAAGCAATTGGAGCAGCAAATGGGGAAATTGTCGACCTCacataactaaagaaaaaataggaCACTGCCTAGAGATATCATTCAAAACACAAAGAAAGATGGGCACTGCATGGCTATCACCATGAGAAGTGGTAAATCACTACCCGAGCCTACAAATGCAAGCATTGAGCAAGAAGATAGTATAGAATGGGATGCTGAAAAAGAGATAAATGTAGAAGTTTTAGATGATCCAAAGATATCTAGAAGAGTAGAGAGATTGCCAGGAGTTGTAGAAAGGGCACTCAAAACTAAAGAATACACAGTAGAGGCGTTACCACCTTTACAACATATTCCCAGACCTCCTCATCCATTCCCTCAATCGCTTAAGAAGAAAGATGAGGATGGAAATTTTTTAATCCATATCCATGCTTCGACAACTATCAGTGAATATTCCATTAGTAGAAGCTCTAGAACAGATGTCAAGTAATGCTAAGTTCATGAAGGACTTCGTAAGAAAGAAGAGGGCAGCAAGTTTTGAACCAACAGATAATGTTCaccattgtagtgctattgctacaaggtctTTAGTGTATAAGAAAGAGGAACCAGCTGCGTTCACTATACCATGCACTATTGGTGCATTGGAGTTCGCAAAAGCTCTACATGATCTGGGAGTAAGTATATGTCTCATGCCATTGGCGATATACAAATAAATGGGGTTGGGGGCTCCAACGCCCACTGCTATGAGGTTGATGATGGCATATAGATCAGTGAAGACTCCCATGGCATTTTGTGTGATGCCCTGGTTAAGGTGGAAAGTGTCATCTTCCCAActaattttctaattttggaCTGCGAGGTGCATTTCAAAGTTCCCATAATTTTAGGAAGGCTATTTTTTTCCACTGGTAGAGCAATGCTGATGTGGAGAGTGGGGAGCTAAAATTGTAGCTAAATAATGAAGAAGTCAAATTCAGAGTGTCCGCGATTGATATAGTTGAAGAAGGGGTAATTGAAGCATCTATATAGAAAAGAAATTTCAGTCCTGAAGACTTGGTGTTGTTGTTTAACTCAAGACTAAGGCTATTTCCAGGAAAGCTAAGATCAAAATGGTCTGGACCATTCAAAGCGACCCAAGTGTTTCAGTCGGGAGccattgatcttgaaaatgaaaaaggtaAAGAGTTCAAGGCAGAAGGACACTTAGTAAAGGCATATAGTCCCTAAAGAATTGGATATAGTTGAGTAATGAAAAATTGATGAAGTCTAAGTAATCAAGTAACATGCGCCGCGCCGCGACGTTCACTTGTGTGTTacttgggaggaaacccaagatgtaattataataagtagtttaattcttgcatttttttatttttatagagtCAATGTGTGTACATGTGTGCAGGAGAGACTTAATGTAAATAGATGTCTACTATGAGGGTTGGAGCTTCAGGTAGTGGGCCTTCTTCCCTTACAATTAGTGAGGCACTGGTTCTAGCCAGTAGCGACCTGATATAGTCCATGCACCAGATAGAGCACCTTATGATAAGGGTGCCACCATCACTCGGACTACTGACACTTAGAGAGTCGCGGGTATGACCCCTCCTCACAACCCTTGGATTTTGTACTTTGAGGATAAAGTCTGTTTTATTGGGGGTGGTTGAGTAACCTACCATGGAGGTTGGCTTTTGTAAATGTAGTATGCTTTggttgaaaatattgaaatagCATGAATGTGCACATCTAGAGTATTTTGTTTGGTGTGAACATATAAGAAAAGCATCCTTAATCAGAAAATTATATGTTAGACTCTTTGCGTGACATCGCATATCCTTGTGTGTTGATCATTGCTAACTAGGACATAAATTGGTTGACCAAATATTGAAAGTGTAAGCATGTACCATGTGAGTGTAAGTTTTGTATGAAGTTTAACTCTATATGTGTAAGCTAGAATTTTCCCAAGTAGTCTTGTTGATAATTGTTGAATAATTGGATAGGAAAGGATCTTAGGTCATTTTTGTATTAGTCCACTTTAGCCAAAAATAACTACCAAATGAAATCATTAATCTTTGATCCCTATTTGAGCCTTGAAGCTTATTTTGTTGTCATCTTTTTGATATTGTATCCTTGGTTCTCTGAAGGCacgatgtcacgacccaggggtacacctagatgtaacatggcgtacttgaccccgaaggagtctcatacaagcccttagcatatcataatataagataatagaaaattacggaaatttaaaaaactttatccatacaatcgaagtcatttataaaagcaagcggaagtctttactacacttttgtctcaaaccatctaatacaactttagaataaaactcttgggacataacccatacaatagtatcaacatgaaaataaagacataaaggacATATTGGCTTTTGTCATCGAAGCTATGAGGTATCACCCGATCTTCACTCATTTGCTCTTT
Proteins encoded in this region:
- the LOC125861564 gene encoding uncharacterized protein LOC125861564 codes for the protein MAITMRSGKSLPEPTNASIEQEDSIEWDAEKEINVEVLDDPKISRRVERLPGVVERALKTKEYTVEALPPLQHIPRPPHPFPQSLKKKDEDGNFLIHIHASTTISEYSISRSSRTDVNAIATRSLVYKKEEPAAFTIPCTIGALEFAKALHDLGVSICLMPLAIYK